The following DNA comes from Marinomonas maritima.
CAGATTTTAATGTGTTACCAACCATTTTGGCCGACATCAAAGACATGATCTCGAAACATGAAGACATTGATTCCGATCAAACCTATATGGTGAATTTTAATCAGTTTGGCCCTTCTTCTTTGGACTTCTTTATTTACGCCTATACTAAAACCGTAGATTGGCGAACGTTTCACAACGTAAAGGAAGATGTATTATTTAAGGCAATGAAAATCATTGAATCTCATAATGCTGAAGTCGCCTTCCCAACCCACACGGTGCATATGGCAAATAACAGCAAAATAGCATCAATATCGGAGCAAGAAGGTTCCTTTGAACAGGCCTCGACGACCTCATCAAATTAAGTTTTACACAAAAAAAAGCCAAGCGATTTTTCGCTTGGCTTTTTGACTTTATTACAATAAAAAAATCAAACGAGCAGCTCGGCTAAATCATCGATAATGGCATCAGCGCCTAACGCAGCAAGATCAATACCTTGATGATAACCGTATGTCACCAAAGCACATTTAAACCCGGCATTATTTGCCGCTTTAAAATCGGTAATAGAATCACCAATCATCAAACATTTTTCAGGCAAGGCTTCGATCGACTCACTGCAATGCAATAAAGGCATAGCCGATGGTTTTTTCTCTTCCAAGGTGTCACCACCTAATAACCAGCCAAACTGCTCCGTTAATTCAAAATAATCCATCATTGGCTTAACGAAAACACTTGGCTTATTGGTAATTAAAGCAATCGGAACACCGTGATGTTTAAACGCCTTCAATAGCGCCTTCACATTAGGATAAAGCGTTGTTTTATCGGTTAAGTGAGCACGATAGTGCATCAGGAAAATACGATACGCCTCTTCATGTTTGCTCGAATCAATACTCGCCCACTCTAGTGCTTGATCAATCAACTTAGCAGAACCAAAACCAACCCAAGCCCGTACTTGCTCTTCACCGGCCAAAGCCGCGCCAAACTCAGCCAAAAAAGCATCAACGGCATTGGCGATATCAGGGACGCTGTCCACCAAGGTGCCATCAAGATCAAGGCAAACTAATTCAGGCCAACCGTCAAACCACGCTGAAAAATATTTAGGTGTTTTCATTAACGAACACTCGCCAATTCTTTACGCATAGCGTCAATCACCATTTTATAATCCGTTTTTCCAAAAATAGCCGATCCAGCCACAAAGGTATCCGCACCAGCACGTGCTATTTCTGCAATATTCTTTTCACTCACGCCACCATCCACTTCAAGACGAATGTCGTAGCCGCTTGCGTCAATCAAAGCACGAGCTTCACGCAGTTTATCCAAGGTACTAGGAATAAAAGATTGGCCACCAAACCCTGGGTTAACGGACATCAACAGAACCATGTCAACTTTATCCATTACATGTTTTAAATAATGCAAAGGTGTCGCAGGATTAAATACCAACCCTGCTTTACAACCACCTTCTCGAATCATCTGCAAAGATCGATCGATGTGTTCGCTTGCCTCTGGATGAAAGGTAATAATAGACGCACCCGCTTCAATAAAGTCACCAATCATACGGTCCACTGGTTTCACCATCAGATGCACGTCAATGTCAGCGGTGACGCCATGTTTACGTAGTGCTTTACACACCATAGGACCAATCGTTAAATTGGGAACATAATGATTATCCATCACATCAAAGTGTATGATATCGGCTCCAGCTTCCAGTACATTGTCTACCTCTTCGCCTAATCGAGCGAAATCGGCGGAAAGGATCGAAGGGGCAATGATAAAATCATTCATATCTGACTCCAGCAGTGACACAATAAAAAAATAGTTAAAACTTAAATCGCATTTTAACAAGACACCCAAAAGAAGTATTGAAAACAATGAAGAAAAATAATGCCCTGCTCAATATTATCATCGTACTTCTTTCCTTAAATACAAGCGCCACCCTTTGGGCGGAAGAACCAAAAGCTACACCGGATAACAATACCGCGACCACGCCAACACCGGAAACTAACTCAGCGGACAAGAAAGATTACATCACTCCCGCACCGCAAACATCTCGCATTGAGGCCTTAAAAGCCTCGCTGAGCATAAGGCGCCTCGGCCACCAAATTCAGCCATTGGAGGCCAATGGCGAGCCTTTTCTTACTCTATATAGGCCATCCATTACCAGTTCAACGCAAGGCTGTATCATCATGCTACATTCAGACAATGAACACCCTGACTGGCCAGACGCTATCGCGCCATTGCGTAACGCCTTGCCAGCACACAGCTGGTGTACCTTGTCTATCGAAGTACCAGACATTATCAAACGCGCTGCGCCTGTTAAAACAGAAGCGCCAACTACAGAGAATAATCAACAACCAATCGAACCACCAAATCAAACCGAGGTGTTCGCTCGAATCCAAGCAACCATTAACAAAGCGAAAACAGAAAATATCGAAAGGTTTGTCTTTCTTGGCTATAAAACAGGTGCAAGCTACGCTCTTAGCTTTCTAGCCAATAACCAAGCATCTGGCGAAGCCTTAGTTCTTATCGACATAGATGCACCACCAAACCTATCAAACTATGAAATGGCACAACAAATACGTCGA
Coding sequences within:
- the rpe gene encoding ribulose-phosphate 3-epimerase, whose amino-acid sequence is MNDFIIAPSILSADFARLGEEVDNVLEAGADIIHFDVMDNHYVPNLTIGPMVCKALRKHGVTADIDVHLMVKPVDRMIGDFIEAGASIITFHPEASEHIDRSLQMIREGGCKAGLVFNPATPLHYLKHVMDKVDMVLLMSVNPGFGGQSFIPSTLDKLREARALIDASGYDIRLEVDGGVSEKNIAEIARAGADTFVAGSAIFGKTDYKMVIDAMRKELASVR
- a CDS encoding phosphoglycolate phosphatase, with product MKTPKYFSAWFDGWPELVCLDLDGTLVDSVPDIANAVDAFLAEFGAALAGEEQVRAWVGFGSAKLIDQALEWASIDSSKHEEAYRIFLMHYRAHLTDKTTLYPNVKALLKAFKHHGVPIALITNKPSVFVKPMMDYFELTEQFGWLLGGDTLEEKKPSAMPLLHCSESIEALPEKCLMIGDSITDFKAANNAGFKCALVTYGYHQGIDLAALGADAIIDDLAELLV
- a CDS encoding DUF3530 family protein; this encodes MKKNNALLNIIIVLLSLNTSATLWAEEPKATPDNNTATTPTPETNSADKKDYITPAPQTSRIEALKASLSIRRLGHQIQPLEANGEPFLTLYRPSITSSTQGCIIMLHSDNEHPDWPDAIAPLRNALPAHSWCTLSIEVPDIIKRAAPVKTEAPTTENNQQPIEPPNQTEVFARIQATINKAKTENIERFVFLGYKTGASYALSFLANNQASGEALVLIDIDAPPNLSNYEMAQQIRRVSQPILDYYVNNNAGSDQFATWRKQAANQRTANRSGYIQLDALPDRATGKDSKQLLIQRVRGFLKQNTRQILQKKPLPRVKKGLFYESPINT